A window from Mycobacterium saskatchewanense encodes these proteins:
- the rpsT gene encoding 30S ribosomal protein S20, whose protein sequence is MANIKSQQKRNRTNERARLRNKSVKSSLRTAVRAFREAAHAGEKDKAAELLLVTNRKLDKAASKGVIHKNQAANKKSALARALNQI, encoded by the coding sequence GTGGCCAACATCAAGTCGCAGCAGAAGCGCAATCGCACCAACGAGCGCGCCCGGCTGCGCAACAAGTCGGTGAAGTCGTCGCTTCGGACCGCCGTGCGCGCTTTCCGCGAGGCCGCCCACGCCGGCGAGAAGGATAAGGCCGCGGAGTTGCTGCTGGTGACCAACCGCAAGCTCGACAAGGCGGCCAGCAAGGGCGTGATCCACAAGAACCAGGCGGCCAACAAGAAGTCCGCGCTGGCGCGCGCCCTCAATCAGATCTGA